In Mixta intestinalis, the following are encoded in one genomic region:
- the rpsJ gene encoding 30S ribosomal protein S10, whose translation MQNQRIRIRLKAFDHRLIDQSTAEIVETAKRTGAQVRGPIPLPTRKERFTVLISPHVNKDARDQYEIRTHKRLVDIVEPTEKTVDALMRLDLAAGVDVQISLG comes from the coding sequence ATGCAGAACCAAAGAATCCGTATCCGTCTTAAAGCGTTTGATCATCGCCTGATCGATCAATCAACCGCGGAAATCGTTGAGACCGCCAAGCGCACTGGTGCGCAGGTGCGTGGTCCCATCCCGCTGCCGACCCGCAAAGAGCGCTTTACCGTTCTGATTTCTCCGCACGTTAACAAAGACGCGCGCGATCAGTACGAAATCCGCACTCACAAGCGTCTGGTTGACATCGTTGAGCCAACTGAAAAAACCGTTGATGCTCTGATGCGTCTGGATCTGGCTGCCGGTGTAGACGTGCAGATCAGCCTGGGTTAA
- the rplC gene encoding 50S ribosomal protein L3, translated as MIGLVGKKVGMTRIFTEDGVSIPVTVIEVEANRVTQVKGLDSDGYRAIQVTTGTKKANRVTKPEAGHFAKAGVEAGRGLWEFRTAEGEEYTVGQDISVEIFADVKKVDVTGTSKGKGFAGTVKRWNFRTQDATHGNSLSHRVPGSIGQNQTPGKVFKGKKMAGQLGNERVTVQSLDVVRVDAERNLLLVKGAVPGATGSDLIVKPAVKA; from the coding sequence ATGATTGGTTTAGTCGGTAAAAAAGTGGGTATGACCCGCATCTTCACTGAAGACGGCGTATCTATCCCTGTAACCGTAATCGAAGTTGAAGCAAACCGTGTTACTCAGGTTAAAGGTCTGGACAGCGACGGCTACCGCGCAATCCAGGTAACCACCGGTACGAAAAAAGCGAACCGCGTGACCAAACCTGAAGCAGGTCATTTTGCTAAAGCTGGCGTAGAAGCTGGCCGTGGTCTGTGGGAATTCCGCACCGCTGAAGGTGAAGAATATACCGTAGGTCAGGACATCAGCGTTGAAATTTTCGCTGACGTTAAAAAAGTTGACGTGACTGGTACGTCCAAAGGTAAAGGTTTTGCCGGTACTGTTAAGCGCTGGAACTTCCGTACTCAGGATGCTACTCACGGTAACTCCTTGTCTCACCGCGTTCCGGGTTCTATCGGTCAGAACCAGACTCCGGGCAAAGTGTTCAAAGGCAAAAAAATGGCAGGTCAGCTGGGTAATGAGCGCGTAACCGTTCAGAGCCTGGACGTAGTACGTGTTGACGCTGAGCGCAACCTGCTGCTGGTGAAAGGTGCTGTCCCGGGTGCAACCGGTAGCGACCTGATCGTTAAACCAGCTGTTAAGGCGTGA
- the rplD gene encoding 50S ribosomal protein L4, producing the protein MELVMKDAQSALTVSETTFGRDFNEALVHQVVVAYAAGARQGTRAQKTRAEVTGSGKKPWRQKGTGRARSGSVKSPIWRSGGVTFAAKPQDHSQKVNKKMYRGALKSILSELVRQERLIVVEKFSVEAPKTKLLVQKLKDMALEDVLIITGELDENLFLAARNLYKVDVRDAAGIDPVSLIAFDKVVMTADAVKQVEEMLA; encoded by the coding sequence ATGGAATTAGTAATGAAAGACGCGCAAAGCGCGCTGACTGTTTCCGAAACTACCTTCGGTCGTGATTTCAACGAAGCGCTGGTACATCAGGTTGTTGTTGCTTACGCAGCTGGTGCACGTCAGGGCACTCGTGCTCAGAAAACCCGTGCTGAAGTCACTGGTTCTGGTAAGAAACCGTGGCGCCAGAAAGGCACCGGCCGTGCGCGTTCAGGTTCTGTTAAGAGCCCGATCTGGCGTTCAGGTGGCGTGACCTTCGCTGCTAAGCCGCAGGACCACAGTCAAAAAGTTAACAAAAAGATGTACCGCGGCGCGCTGAAAAGCATTCTGTCCGAACTGGTACGTCAAGAACGTCTGATCGTTGTCGAGAAGTTCTCTGTAGAAGCACCGAAAACCAAGCTGCTGGTACAGAAACTGAAAGATATGGCGCTGGAAGACGTGCTGATCATCACCGGTGAACTGGATGAAAATCTGTTCCTGGCCGCTCGTAACCTGTACAAGGTTGACGTGCGTGATGCAGCGGGTATCGATCCGGTTAGCCTGATCGCCTTCGACAAAGTCGTTATGACTGCTGACGCAGTTAAGCAAGTTGAGGAGATGCTGGCATGA
- the rplW gene encoding 50S ribosomal protein L23 — protein sequence MIREERLLKVLRAPHVSEKASTAMEKTNTIVLKVAKDASKAEIKAAVQKLFEVEVEDVNTLIVKGKVKRHGQRIGRRSDWKKAYVTLKEGQNLDFVGGAE from the coding sequence ATGATCCGTGAAGAACGTCTGCTGAAAGTGCTGCGCGCGCCGCACGTTTCTGAAAAAGCGTCTACTGCGATGGAAAAAACCAACACCATCGTTCTCAAAGTTGCGAAAGACGCGTCCAAAGCAGAAATCAAAGCCGCTGTGCAGAAACTTTTCGAAGTTGAAGTCGAAGACGTAAACACCCTGATCGTTAAGGGTAAAGTTAAGCGTCATGGACAGCGTATTGGTCGTCGTAGCGACTGGAAGAAAGCTTACGTCACCCTGAAAGAAGGCCAGAATCTGGACTTCGTCGGCGGCGCAGAGTAA
- the rplB gene encoding 50S ribosomal protein L2, which yields MAIVKCKPTSPGRRHVVKVVNPELHKGKPFAPLLEKNSKSGGRNNNGRITTRHIGGGHKQAYRLVDFKRNKDGIPAVVERLEYDPNRSANIALVLYKDGERRYILAPKGLKAGDQIQSGVDAAIKAGNALPMRNIPVGSTVHNVEMKPGKGGQIARSAGAYVQIVAREGSYVTLRLRSGEMRKVEADCRATLGEVGNAEHMLRVLGKAGAARWRGVRPTVRGTAMNPVDHPHGGGEGRNFGKHPVTPWGVQTKGKKTRSNKRTDKFIVRRRSK from the coding sequence ATGGCAATTGTTAAATGTAAACCGACATCTCCGGGTCGTCGCCACGTAGTTAAAGTGGTGAACCCAGAGCTGCACAAGGGCAAACCATTTGCTCCGCTGCTGGAAAAAAACAGCAAATCCGGTGGCCGTAACAACAATGGCCGCATCACTACCCGTCACATCGGTGGTGGTCATAAGCAGGCTTACCGTCTGGTTGACTTCAAACGCAACAAAGATGGTATCCCGGCTGTTGTTGAACGTCTTGAGTACGATCCGAACCGTTCCGCGAACATCGCGCTGGTTCTGTACAAAGACGGCGAGCGCCGTTATATCCTGGCCCCGAAAGGCCTGAAAGCTGGCGACCAGATTCAGTCTGGCGTTGATGCTGCGATCAAAGCAGGTAACGCCCTGCCGATGCGTAACATCCCAGTTGGTTCCACCGTGCATAACGTAGAAATGAAACCAGGCAAAGGCGGTCAGATTGCTCGCTCTGCTGGTGCTTACGTGCAGATCGTTGCGCGTGAAGGTTCTTACGTGACCCTGCGTCTGCGTTCAGGCGAAATGCGTAAAGTCGAAGCTGACTGCCGCGCAACCCTGGGCGAAGTTGGTAACGCTGAGCATATGCTGCGCGTTCTGGGTAAAGCAGGTGCTGCCCGCTGGCGTGGTGTTCGTCCGACCGTTCGCGGTACTGCGATGAACCCAGTAGATCACCCGCACGGTGGTGGTGAAGGTCGTAACTTTGGTAAGCACCCGGTAACCCCGTGGGGCGTACAGACCAAAGGTAAGAAGACCCGTAGCAACAAGCGTACCGATAAATTTATCGTACGTCGCCGTAGCAAATAA
- the rpsS gene encoding 30S ribosomal protein S19: MPRSLKKGPFIDLHLLKKVEKAVESGDKKPLRTWSRRSTIFPNMIGLTIAVHNGRQHVPVFVSDEMVGHKLGEFAPTRTYRGHAADKKAKKR, encoded by the coding sequence ATGCCACGTTCTCTCAAGAAAGGTCCTTTTATTGACCTGCACTTGCTGAAGAAGGTAGAGAAAGCGGTGGAAAGCGGTGACAAGAAGCCCCTGCGCACTTGGTCCCGTCGTTCAACGATCTTTCCAAATATGATCGGTTTGACCATCGCTGTCCATAATGGTCGTCAGCACGTACCTGTCTTTGTTTCCGACGAAATGGTTGGTCACAAGCTGGGTGAATTCGCGCCGACTCGTACTTATCGCGGTCACGCGGCTGATAAAAAAGCCAAGAAACGCTAA
- the rplV gene encoding 50S ribosomal protein L22: METIAQHRHARSSAQKVRLVADLIRGKKVSQALDILTYTNKKAAVLVKKVLESAIANAEHNDGADIDDLKVAKIFVDEGPSMKRIMPRAKGRADRILKRTSHITVVVSDR, from the coding sequence ATGGAAACTATTGCTCAACATCGCCACGCTCGTTCTTCTGCTCAAAAGGTTCGCCTGGTGGCTGACCTGATTCGCGGTAAGAAAGTGTCGCAGGCTCTGGACATCCTGACCTACACCAACAAAAAAGCTGCTGTACTGGTCAAGAAGGTCCTGGAATCTGCCATTGCTAACGCCGAACACAACGATGGCGCTGACATCGACGATCTGAAAGTCGCGAAAATCTTCGTCGACGAAGGCCCAAGCATGAAGCGCATTATGCCGCGTGCGAAAGGTCGTGCAGATCGCATCCTGAAGCGCACCAGCCACATTACTGTGGTTGTGTCCGATCGCTGA
- the rpsC gene encoding 30S ribosomal protein S3 codes for MGQKVHPNGIRLGIVKPWNSTWFANTKEFADNLDSDFKVRQFLTKELAKASVSRIVIERPAKSIRVTIHTARPGIVIGKKGEDVEKLRTVVANIAGVPAQINIAEVRKPELDAKLVADSITSQLERRVMFRRAMKRAVQNAMRLGAKGIKVEVSGRLGGAEIARTEWYREGRVPLHTLRADIDYNTSEAHTTYGVIGVKVWIFKGEILGGMAAVEQPEKPAAQPKKQQRKGRK; via the coding sequence ATGGGTCAGAAAGTACATCCTAATGGTATTCGACTGGGTATTGTTAAACCCTGGAACTCTACCTGGTTCGCTAATACCAAAGAATTCGCTGACAACCTGGACAGCGATTTTAAAGTGCGTCAGTTCCTGACTAAAGAACTGGCTAAAGCGTCTGTATCGCGCATCGTTATCGAACGTCCGGCGAAAAGCATTCGTGTGACCATTCACACCGCTCGTCCTGGTATCGTTATCGGTAAGAAAGGCGAAGACGTAGAAAAACTGCGTACGGTCGTAGCGAATATCGCTGGCGTACCGGCACAGATCAATATCGCTGAAGTCCGTAAACCGGAACTGGACGCGAAATTGGTTGCTGACAGCATCACTTCTCAGCTGGAACGTCGCGTTATGTTCCGTCGTGCGATGAAGCGTGCTGTACAGAACGCAATGCGTCTGGGCGCGAAAGGTATCAAAGTTGAAGTTAGTGGCCGTCTGGGCGGCGCAGAAATCGCACGTACCGAATGGTACCGCGAAGGTCGCGTGCCGTTGCACACTCTGCGTGCTGACATTGACTACAACACCTCAGAAGCGCACACCACTTATGGTGTAATCGGCGTTAAGGTATGGATCTTCAAAGGTGAGATCCTGGGTGGTATGGCTGCTGTTGAACAACCGGAAAAACCGGCTGCTCAACCGAAAAAGCAGCAGCGTAAAGGCCGTAAGTAA
- the rplP gene encoding 50S ribosomal protein L16, producing the protein MLQPKRTKFRKVHKGRNRGLAAGTDVSFGTFGLKAVGRGRLTARQIEAARRAMTRAVKRQGKIWIRVFPDKPITEKPLEVRMGKGKGNVEYWVALIQPGKVLYEMDGVPEELAREAFKLAAAKLPIKTTFVTKTVM; encoded by the coding sequence ATGTTACAACCAAAGCGTACAAAATTCCGTAAAGTGCACAAAGGCCGCAACCGTGGTCTGGCTGCCGGTACGGATGTGAGCTTCGGTACTTTCGGTCTGAAAGCTGTTGGCCGTGGTCGTCTGACTGCTCGTCAGATCGAAGCAGCACGTCGTGCTATGACCCGTGCAGTTAAGCGTCAAGGTAAGATCTGGATCCGTGTATTCCCGGACAAACCGATCACCGAGAAGCCGCTGGAAGTGCGTATGGGTAAAGGTAAAGGTAACGTGGAGTATTGGGTTGCCTTAATCCAGCCGGGTAAAGTCCTGTATGAAATGGACGGTGTACCGGAGGAGCTGGCCCGTGAAGCATTCAAGCTGGCAGCAGCAAAACTGCCTATCAAAACCACCTTTGTTACTAAGACGGTGATGTAA
- the rpmC gene encoding 50S ribosomal protein L29 produces the protein MKAKELREKSIEELNTELLNLLREQFNLRMQAASGQLQQTHLLKNVRRDVARVKTLLNEKAGA, from the coding sequence ATGAAAGCAAAAGAGCTGCGTGAAAAAAGCATTGAAGAGCTGAACACTGAGCTGCTGAACCTGCTGCGTGAACAGTTTAACCTGCGCATGCAGGCAGCATCTGGCCAGCTGCAGCAGACCCATCTGCTGAAAAATGTGCGCCGTGATGTTGCACGCGTTAAAACTTTACTGAATGAGAAGGCGGGTGCGTAA
- the rpsQ gene encoding 30S ribosomal protein S17 has protein sequence MTDKIRTLQGRVVSDKMQKSAVVAIERFVKHPIYGKFIKRTTKLHIHDENNECGIGDVVEIRECRPLSKTKSWTLVRVVEKAVL, from the coding sequence ATGACCGATAAAATTCGTACTCTGCAAGGTCGTGTTGTTAGTGATAAAATGCAGAAATCTGCAGTTGTTGCTATCGAACGTTTCGTGAAACACCCGATCTACGGTAAATTCATTAAGCGTACGACTAAGCTGCACATCCATGACGAGAACAACGAATGCGGTATCGGCGACGTGGTGGAAATCCGCGAATGCCGTCCGCTTTCCAAGACTAAGTCCTGGACGCTGGTTCGCGTTGTAGAGAAAGCGGTTCTGTAA
- the rplN gene encoding 50S ribosomal protein L14: MIQEQTMLNVADNSGARRVMCIKVLGGSHRRYAGVGDIIKVTIKEAIPRGKVKKGDVLKAVVVRTRKGVRRPDGSVIRFDGNACVILNNNSEQPIGTRIFGPVTRELRNEKFMKIISLAPEVL, from the coding sequence ATGATCCAAGAACAGACTATGCTGAACGTCGCCGACAACTCCGGTGCACGTCGCGTAATGTGTATCAAGGTTCTGGGTGGCTCGCACCGTCGCTACGCAGGCGTAGGCGACATCATCAAAGTTACCATCAAGGAAGCAATTCCGCGTGGTAAAGTGAAAAAAGGTGATGTGCTTAAGGCGGTAGTGGTGCGCACCAGGAAGGGTGTTCGTCGCCCTGACGGTTCTGTCATTCGCTTCGATGGTAATGCATGCGTTATTCTGAACAATAACAGCGAGCAGCCAATCGGAACGCGTATTTTTGGGCCGGTAACTCGTGAACTTCGTAATGAAAAGTTCATGAAAATTATCTCCCTGGCACCAGAAGTACTCTAA
- the rplX gene encoding 50S ribosomal protein L24 — translation MAAKIRRNDEVIVLTGKDKGKRGKVKNVLSSGKVIVEGINLVKKHQKPVPALNQPGGIVEKEAAIQVSNVAIFNAATGKADRVGFRFEDGKKVRFFKSNSETIK, via the coding sequence ATGGCAGCGAAAATCCGTCGTAATGACGAAGTTATCGTGCTGACCGGTAAAGATAAAGGTAAGCGCGGTAAAGTAAAAAATGTCCTGTCTTCTGGCAAGGTCATTGTTGAAGGTATCAACCTGGTGAAAAAACATCAGAAGCCGGTTCCGGCTCTGAATCAACCAGGTGGCATCGTTGAAAAAGAAGCTGCAATTCAGGTTTCTAACGTTGCAATCTTCAATGCGGCTACCGGTAAGGCTGACCGTGTAGGCTTTAGATTCGAAGACGGCAAAAAAGTCCGTTTCTTCAAGTCTAACAGCGAAACTATCAAGTAA
- the rplE gene encoding 50S ribosomal protein L5: MAKLHDYYKDEVVKKLMTEFGYNSVMQVPRVEKITLNMGVGEAIADKKLLDNAVADLAAISGQKPLVTKARKSVAGFKIRQGYPIGCKVTLRGERMWEFFERLVTIAVPRIRDFRGLSAKSFDGRGNYSMGVREQIIFPEIDYDKVDRVRGLDITITTTAKSDDEGRALLAAFDFPFRK; encoded by the coding sequence ATGGCGAAACTGCATGATTACTACAAAGACGAAGTAGTTAAAAAACTCATGACTGAGTTTGGCTACAATTCTGTCATGCAAGTCCCTCGGGTCGAGAAGATCACCCTGAATATGGGTGTTGGTGAAGCGATCGCTGACAAAAAGCTGCTGGATAACGCAGTAGCAGACCTGGCAGCAATCTCCGGTCAAAAACCGCTGGTCACCAAAGCACGCAAATCAGTTGCAGGCTTCAAAATCCGTCAGGGCTATCCGATCGGCTGTAAAGTAACCCTGCGTGGCGAACGCATGTGGGAGTTCTTTGAGCGTCTGGTCACTATTGCTGTACCGCGTATTCGTGACTTCCGCGGCCTGTCCGCTAAGTCTTTCGATGGTCGTGGTAACTACAGCATGGGCGTCCGTGAGCAGATCATCTTCCCAGAAATCGACTATGACAAAGTCGATCGCGTTCGTGGTTTGGATATCACCATTACCACTACTGCGAAATCTGATGATGAAGGCCGTGCTCTGCTGGCTGCCTTTGACTTCCCGTTCCGCAAGTAA
- the rpsN gene encoding 30S ribosomal protein S14, whose product MAKQSMKAREVKREKLADKFFAKRAELKAIISDVNASDEDRWNAVLKLQSLPRDSSPSRQRNRCRQTGRPHGFLRKFGLSRIKVREAAMRGEIPGLKKASW is encoded by the coding sequence ATGGCTAAGCAATCAATGAAAGCACGCGAAGTCAAGCGTGAGAAATTAGCAGACAAATTCTTCGCGAAACGCGCTGAACTGAAAGCGATCATTTCTGATGTGAACGCCTCCGACGAAGATCGTTGGAACGCTGTTCTCAAGCTGCAGAGTCTGCCGCGTGATTCCAGCCCGTCTCGTCAGCGTAACCGCTGCCGTCAAACAGGTCGTCCGCATGGTTTCCTGCGGAAGTTCGGGTTGAGCCGTATCAAGGTCCGTGAAGCCGCCATGCGCGGTGAAATTCCGGGTCTGAAAAAGGCTAGCTGGTAA
- the rpsH gene encoding 30S ribosomal protein S8, which yields MSMQDPIADMLTRIRNGQAANKVAVTMPSSKLKVAIANVLKEEGYIEDFKIEGDIKPELELTLKYFQGKAVVESIQRVSRPGLRIYKKKDELPKVMAGLGIAVVSTSKGVMTDRAARQAGLGGEIICYVA from the coding sequence ATGAGCATGCAAGATCCGATCGCGGATATGCTGACCCGTATCCGTAACGGTCAGGCCGCGAACAAAGTTGCGGTCACCATGCCTTCCTCCAAGCTGAAAGTGGCAATCGCCAACGTGCTGAAGGAAGAAGGTTATATTGAAGATTTCAAAATCGAAGGCGACATCAAGCCGGAACTGGAACTGACTCTTAAGTATTTCCAGGGTAAAGCTGTGGTAGAAAGCATTCAACGTGTTAGCCGTCCAGGCCTGCGCATCTATAAGAAAAAAGATGAGCTGCCGAAGGTAATGGCTGGACTGGGTATTGCTGTTGTTTCTACCTCTAAAGGTGTTATGACTGATCGTGCAGCGCGCCAGGCTGGTCTTGGTGGCGAAATTATCTGCTACGTAGCTTAA